A genomic segment from Nicotiana tabacum cultivar K326 chromosome 7, ASM71507v2, whole genome shotgun sequence encodes:
- the LOC107776707 gene encoding small ribosomal subunit protein eS24z produces MADKAVTIRTRKFMTNRLLARKQFIIDVLHPGRANVSKAELKEKLARMYEVKDPNAIFVFKFRTHFGGGKSTGFGLIYDSVENAKKYEPKYRLIRNGLDTKVEKSRKQMKERKNRAKKVRGVKKTKAGDAKKK; encoded by the exons ATGGCGGACAAGGCAGTCACTATTCGTACCCGCAAGTTCATGACCAACAGGCTTCTCGCCAGGAAGCAATTC ATTATTGATGTACTTCATCCTGGAAGAGCCAATGTATCAAAG GCTGAGCTGAAGGAGAAGTTGGCTAGGATGTATGAGGTGAAGGACCCAAATGCTATTTTTGTTTTCAAGTTCCGCACACATTTCGGAGGTGGAAAATCAACAGGATTTGGTTTGATTTATGATTCTGTTGAAAATGCCAAGAAGTACGAGCCCAAATATAGACTCATCAGG AATGGGCTTGACACTAAGGTTGAGAAGTCTAGGAAACAAATGAAGGAAAGGAAGAACAGGGCGAAGAAGGTCCGCGGTGTAAAGAAG ACCAAGGCTGGTGATGCTAAGAAGAAATAA